The following coding sequences lie in one Maniola jurtina chromosome 11, ilManJurt1.1, whole genome shotgun sequence genomic window:
- the LOC123869401 gene encoding uncharacterized protein LOC123869401 isoform X1 has product MNEEDLVDVVYAPLASLRQAAELIETSVDIKHDSCRRNIGILQQYRTFHLPEVFGRNTWRTRYRLAIRQAIYSHRWNDLAYLLKKSPIWEQAYKRDLPIYFRALTILLMNHPTAKSQALLEDYVHMVTACRSVGTKQALYKAILSLPHRLFNKNHCQRNAKE; this is encoded by the exons atgaatgaagAAGACTTAGTTGATGTCGTTTACGCCCCACTGGCTAGTTTG cGTCAAGCAGCAGAACTAATTGAAACATCTGTAGATATCAAACATGATTCTTGCAGGAGAAATATTGGGATTTTGCAACAATACAGAACCTTTCACCTACCAGAAGTATTTGGCCGGAACACTTGGAGGACCAGGTACCGCTTGGCGATACGCCAGGCCATCTACAGCCACCGGTGGAATGATCTGGCTTACCTGCTGAAAAAGTCTCCAATATGGGAGCAGGCATATAAACGTGACTTACCCATTTATTTTAGA GCATTGACAATCCTGCTAATGAACCATCCGACTGCCAAATCTCAGGCACTACTGGAGGACTATGTGCACATGGTGACGGCGTGTCGGTCTGTCGGAACCAAGCAGGCTCTCTACAAGGCCATCCTGAGCCTCCCACACAGGCTGTTCAACAAAAACCATTGCCAAAGAAATGCAAAAGAATAG
- the LOC123869401 gene encoding uncharacterized protein LOC123869401 isoform X2 encodes MSFTPHWLVWRNIGILQQYRTFHLPEVFGRNTWRTRYRLAIRQAIYSHRWNDLAYLLKKSPIWEQAYKRDLPIYFRALTILLMNHPTAKSQALLEDYVHMVTACRSVGTKQALYKAILSLPHRLFNKNHCQRNAKE; translated from the exons ATGTCGTTTACGCCCCACTGGCTAGTTTG GAGAAATATTGGGATTTTGCAACAATACAGAACCTTTCACCTACCAGAAGTATTTGGCCGGAACACTTGGAGGACCAGGTACCGCTTGGCGATACGCCAGGCCATCTACAGCCACCGGTGGAATGATCTGGCTTACCTGCTGAAAAAGTCTCCAATATGGGAGCAGGCATATAAACGTGACTTACCCATTTATTTTAGA GCATTGACAATCCTGCTAATGAACCATCCGACTGCCAAATCTCAGGCACTACTGGAGGACTATGTGCACATGGTGACGGCGTGTCGGTCTGTCGGAACCAAGCAGGCTCTCTACAAGGCCATCCTGAGCCTCCCACACAGGCTGTTCAACAAAAACCATTGCCAAAGAAATGCAAAAGAATAG